The DNA window CGCGCACTCTTGACAAACTCAGGACTCAACATGACTGAGTCTGTGCGCATATATGTAATTAACCCTGCCTCATACAGCTTTTGGGCGAGAAGCATAGTTTTGTCTGGAGTGAATTTGAGCTTTGAACCAGCAGCTTGCTGGAGAGTGGAAGTCGTGAAGGGTGGAGGTGGTTGGCGATGAACAGTTTTTCCTTCAATCTGAATAATTTGATGAGGATAGCGCCGTGCTTCTTCAACTAACCTGGTTGCCTCTGCTTCCGAAAGCACACGCTTAGACTCTGGTGTTTCTGTGTTGTTTGCAGCTGCATCATCATGGGTTTCTGTTTCTTGTTCTGGTGCTTCTTGTGGAGAATTCGCCGTACCTTTGTAAAAAGCCCGGAACCCCTCGGCATAATCTACCCAAACACTCCAGTAGTCTTGAGGGACAAAAGTTTGAATTTCCCTCTCCCGTTGGCAAATCAGGTGTAAGGTGGCGCTTTGGACTCTGCCGACACTTTTAGCACCATTGTTTAACGCCCAAACTAATGGACTTCCTTTGTAACCTACTAACTTATCCAGACAATCTCGGCATAATCCCGCGCCGATTAAGTTAAAGTCAAGCTTCCTGGGATTGGCGATCGCTCCTCGAACCGCCGATGCTGTAATTTCAGAATAGACAACTCGTTTTGGTTCCCTCAATCCCAGTACTTCCTTCAGATGCCAAGCAATAGTTTCTCCCTCCCGATCTGGATCGGTTGCTAAGACAACTTCATCAACTTGCTTAACCGCAGCTTTTAGTTGCTGGATAGTTTCTTTCGAGCGTTGATCACGAGGTATATAATTGCATCGCACACTACTGCCCTCCATGATGAACCCCAGCGAATCCTCACCTTCATCGCTGAGTTCTCGAATGTGTCCGCAACTAGCACGAACAATCCAATCAGAACCAAGGATTTGACTGAGTTTTTTGACTTTACCAGGAGATTCAACCACTAGAAGGCGTTTGGGCATAGCACTTACTTGTTAAATGCTTGATAACAAAGGCAATTTTTTATCATACATTTAGTATATATGTACTAAAATTATTGCGAGTTGTCCAGATTCCCCTGTTTACACTTTGTTCTTCTGTAGTACAATTGTACTGTACTGGTGAAATCGCCGAAGTCAAAACACTCATGTAGTAGGATGCTTCTTGTTTTTGACTGGAAGCATCTTTCTATTTACAGACAATTAGTATAAAACCAGAGTTTAGTGTATACCAAACAACAATACATTTGTACCAATAATTGTAATAGTAGAAGTAGAGTTATGACTTACAGCTACAGCATGGATGATACAGTGCAAGTAGCCAAGCAAGCCGCTTGTGACATTGAAGCATGGTTGTGGGGTAAGCCGGAAACTATCAATGTTACAAATGTAGAGCATGACCCAGATTACCAGCGCAGAGATGTTGACTTGGTTTGGACAACGAGAACTGGCGATATCCTGATTGAAGTAAAGGGCGATCGGTGGAACAAAACTCGAAACTTTTTCTTTGAAACCCACAGCAATCTAGAGAAGGGAAACCCCGGTTGCTTCATGTACACAGAAGCGCAGTTTATCTTTTACTACTTCGTCAATACTTGTCAACTGTACCAATTACCGATGCCAAAGACGCGGGAGTGGTTTTTGATTACCATGCGCCGTTTTCAGGAACGTTCGACGATAACACCAGTGGGGAATAGCTATTACACTACTGTAGGGCGACTTGTGCCAGTGACAACGGTGATGTTGGAAGTGCCGGGTGTGAAAATGGAGCAGTTGTAAAAGATAAGTTTTCACAAAGGTTGTTTTCTCTGGCAACTGCCAAGCCCGGTGGGCATTGCCCACCGCAACTTTGACTCTACACCTTAAACTTCTCGGTAATGCGTTTCATTGCCTCTTCGACATTCTCCCGGCTGTTAAATGCGGAAATGCGGAAGTAGCCTTCACCCGCAGCCCCAAAGCCTGAACCAGGTGTACCTACAACATTGCAAGTATGCAGCAATTTATCAAAGAAATCCCAGCTAGAAAGACTATTAGGTGTTTTCACCCAAACGTAAGGAGCATTTACACCACCATATACAGCTAATCCGGCTGCTGTTAGTTGCTCACGGATAATTTTGGCGTTTTCCAGATAAAAGCTAACTAATGCCTGGGTTTGCGCCTGTCCTGCTTCAGAATAAACTGCTTCAGCCCCGCGTTGCACAATGTAGGACACGCCATTGAATTTAGTAGATTGGCGGCGATTCCAAAGTTTCCACAACTCGACATCGGAACCATCAGCGGCTTTGGCTGTGAGGTTCTTAGGTACAACCGTTAAGGCGCAGCGAGTTCCGGTAAATCCGGCATTTTTAGAGAAAGAACGAAACTCGATCGCACACTCTCTTGCTCCTTCTATTTCGTAGATAGAGTGTGGAATCGATGGATCGGTAATAAAGGCTTCGTAAGCTGCATCAAAGAAAATAATTGAGTTATTAGCTCTAGCATAGTCTACCCATGCTTTGAGGTGTTCTTTGGTGGCGGTTGCACCAGTGGGGTTATTGGGGAAACACAAGTAAATTAAATCGACTTTCTGCGAGGGAATTGTCGAGGTGAAGTTATTTTCTGCTGTAATTGGCAGATAAACTAAGCCCTCAAATTCGCCTTTATCGTTGGCTTTCCCAGTATTTCCCGTCATAACATTAGTGTCTACATATACAGGATAAACCGGGTCTGTAACGGCAATGGTGTTATCGTGACCAAAGATTTCTAGAATATTGCCAGTGTCGCATTTAGAACCATCAGATACAAAGATTTCCGAAGCATCAATTTCGCATCCCCGTGCTTGGAAGTCGTATTTGGCGATTTTCTCCCGCAACCAAGCATAACCTTGCTCTGGGCCGTAGCCTTTAAAAGTAGCGCGATCGCCCATTTCTTCCACAGCTTTAATCATCGCTGTGCGGCAAGCTTCTGGTAGTGGTTCGGTGACATCACCAATTCCCAAGCGGATGATTTTGGCATCTGGATTCGCCTCAGCAAAGGCATTAACTCGTCGCGCAATTTCGGGAAACAGGTAACCTGCTTTGAGCTTCAAGTAGTTGTCGTTAATCGTTGCCATAGTAGATTGTGAAAAACGCCCTAGATAAAACAGCTTACTGCTAATTGATATGGGCGATACCTTTATTGCTTATTACTATCGAATAAAAGATATTGATTCTCAAATTCAGGACTTACAAAAATCACTCTCTAACTGTTTTCCCCGTGTTCTCTGTGTCTGGAGTGGTTTTATTCTTCCGTAATTGGCAGAGGGAAGGATGAAGGAAACAGTAGTCAGAAGTCAGGAGTCGGAATCTTCTAAATTCTGACTCCTGACTTCTAAGTTCTTTTTCATACTTCATACTTCAGCCTTCAGTTAACTTCCAATCCTTCAGGTGATTTTAAAACGCATACAGTATTAAATGCTGCACATAAAAATTGCATCCGTTTGCAGATAGCTTCAAATTCATCTCCTTTAGCAAGGTCAACTCGTGCATAGCGCAGACGAACTGGTATTAAACGCAACCTACGCAAACCTTTACTATCCACTTCTACAAGAAATACAAATGACCAGTCATTACGTAGGAGCGGATCTACTGCATAATCATCCAGAAAATCGCCTGTGTCATAAAGAATTAAACCATACTTATAGTTTTCTATACCCTGGAATAAATGGGCAGAATGACCGTGAAAAATATCTACGCCGCAATCTATAACTGCGTGGGCAAAGCGGCGAAAGTGGGGTGGTGGGGAAGTGACCATATTTGGTCCCCAATGAGCAGAAACGATTACCAGTCCAGCGCCTGAGCGCCGTAACTGCACTATCCAAGATTCAATCAGTGCTAAGGTTTTAGAGTCAGAGCGGATTGGCAGATAGTTAGTGCCAGGGCGATCGCTTGTTGCTGCAAATTCAGGCTCGTTATCTGTAATTGCAATAATACCTACTTTGAATCCGCCAACATTAATGACGGCTGGAGTTGTTGCCTCTTTGATATTTCTACCCGCCCCAGCATGATGAATTCCGGCAGCATCTAAATAGTGCAACGTATCGAGTAACCCTTGTTCTTCAAAATCTAGCGTATGATTGTTGGCAAGACTGACAAAACGAATATTGCCAGCACGAAGCACATCTACTGCGGCGGGATCGGCACGAAAGTAGAAGGCTTTTGGCGTTTTGCTCCATTGTTGAGGGTGCTCGGTAATAGCGCATTCCAGATTGGCAATCACAGCATCTGCTTTCTGTAAAATCGGCAGGACATTACCCCAGAAATCATCAGGCGATCGCCAAGGAATTTCTTCGTTGACTCCTCGACCGAGCATAACATCACCAATAAATGCTAGGTTGACTAACTCTTTCATAGAAATCCATAGCAATCCTAGAAAAATTTAGTAGCTAATGGCTAATCGCTAATGGCTAAACAAGTTAAATCCTCTTTCCTACCTACGGAAGCCGCTACGCGTCTACTGCCTCCTGCCCTCTGCCCTCTGCCTTATCACTTGAGAGATACCGCTTAAACCACCCAGTCGCCAATCGCGCTACTTCCTCTAATGTTCCTGGTTCTTCAAATAGGTGAGTTGCACCAGGAACAATCTCCAGTTCTTTGTCAACACGCAGTAATGCCAGTGCATCCTGATTCATGCGAATCACTGGAGTATCGTACCCGCCAACAATCAGGAGTGTTGGTGCTTTGACACGACCTAATGCCGAACCAGCCAAATCCGGGCGTCCACCACGAGAGACTATTGCTCTTACGGCTTGCGGACGTTCTGTTGCCGCTAGCAATGCAGCAGCAGCCCCAGTACTGGCTCCAAAGTAACCCACCCCAAGATTAGTTGTGTCTGGGTTTTGGGCAAGCCAATCTGTCGTATCAACTAACCGCGATGCCAAAAGACCAATATCGAAGCGCAGATGTCGTGTCCGTAAATCCACCGCTTCTTCTTGGGCTGTCAGTAAGTCAATTAACAAAGTAGCTAAACCGTAAGTTTGCAGTACATCAGCAACATATTGATTACGAGGACTGTGCCGACTGCTACCACTACCGTGAGCAAATAATACAATCCCTTGAGCATTTTCAGGAATGACTAGATTACCCTCTAGCTTGACCGAGCCTGTTGTAATTAAAACCAGGTTCTGTTGAGCTTTCCATTCTGATGTCTTATTCATATAAGCTCAGTCTCCCTTTAAGTAATAAAAAATAAAAAATTTCAAAAATTAATTGATAACTAACAAAATCCAATCAATTCGTAAAACTAAGTGCCATAGCTAGCAAATACACTTCTCCTGTAAGATATACTTGCTAATTTTTTCCAGTCCGGTCGTTTGAGTACCATTCCAAGTTATTGGCATGGGTAAGTGGTCTGGGGATTTTGCCTGTACGCAGCCATTCATCCATTTCTGGTGGAGATTGGACACACCGGAGTCGCGATCGCAACTCTTCTCCCTCCAGAACTTCTTTTTGTAAAAGGATTTGGGCTGTTTCTTCCAACAATCCCCGATTCTTGTCTAAAATTTTTAGGGCAATATAGTGTGCTCTATCGACAATTTCTTTGACTTCTTGGTCAATTTGCTCGGCAATCTTCTGGCTAACTGTGCGCCGAGGATTGGTAAACCCTTCTAAAAACTCTTGTTTAATTTGCTCGAAAGCAATAGGGCCAAGAGTATTACTCATACCATAAAGCGTGACAAACCGCTCTGCTAAATCGGTTGCTTTTTGAATATCATCACTAGCACCAGTAGAAACTTTATTAAGAATCAACTCCTCTGCCGCACGTCCACCCAATAACGTTACAATCCGCCCACGAATTTCATCTTCTGTCATCAAAAAACGGTCTTCCTCTGGTAATTGCAGCGTATAACCCAAAGCACCGACACCACGAGGCACAACAGAAATTTTTTCCACGCTGCCACCTCCAGGCGCCAGCGTTCCAATCAGTGCGTGTCCAACTTCATGATAGGCAACAGTTTTTTTCTCATTGTCATTGAGAATGCGGGATTTTTTCTCCAACCCCGTCAAAACTCGCTCAATCGCTTCTTGAAAATCAGCCATTGCCACAGTCTGATGGTTGCGGCGAGCTGCCAGTAATGCTGCTTCATTGACGAGATTCGCCAAATCTGCACCTGCAAACCCTGGAGTCCGAGCCGCTAATTTTGACAAATCCACATCAGTTGCTAACTTCACGTTTTTGGCGTGAATTTTGAGAATCGCTTCTCGACCAATTTTATCTGGACGATCTACCACAACCTGACGGTCGAATCTACCAGGACGACGCAATGCTGGATCTAAAACCTCTGGACGGTTGGTAGCAGCCAGGATAATCACGCCTGTGTTGGAATCGAAACCATCCATCTCCGAAAGTAGTTGATTGAGAGTTTGCTCCCGCTCATCATTACCACTTAAGTGCGGCCCCACATTAGCACGGGATTTACCTAAGGCATCAAGTTCATCGATAAAAACGATACAAGGCGCTTGGTGCTTTGCTTGTTCAAACAAATCTCGCACCCGTGCAGCACCAATACCTACAAACAGTTCGATAAACTCAGAACCAGAAATACTGAAGAAAGGAACAACTGCTTCGCCTGCAATGGCTTTTGCTAGTAGGGTTTTTCCTGTTCCCGGAGGCCCAATCAACAATACTCCTTTAGGGATTTTTGCCCCTAAGCGGGTATATTTTTCTGCATTTTTGAGAAAATCAACAATTTCTTGCAGTTCTGCTTTCGCTTCATCAACACCAGCAACATCATCAAATTTCACACCTGTATTGCCCTCTGAGTAAATGCGAGCCTTGCTTTTACCTACTGTCAGCGCTGCCTGTCCTCCTATTTGACTGCGGTTCATCAACCATCCCCAAATCGCAAAGAAAATTAACGGTGGCAAAACCCAGCTAAATAAAGTTGAGATCCAACCAGTGCGGCTAGGAGGCGGAGCGGCAAACTCAACATTATGCTCCCGGAGCAGCTTTTGCGACTCTAAATCGAGTGGTATTGGTGTGGTAACAAACACCTGTTTGGATTGCGTGTCGGATTGTTTTGTAGTTGGTTCTGGCTTCAGTTCATACTCAATTTGGTTTGTATCAACGACTGCGCGAGCAACTTTACCAGCTTCTACCTGAGAGATAAATTCACTGTATGGTACGTGATTACGGGCAGGTTGTACCCACAGAAGCATATTTAAGAACATCAGTAATGATAACCACAGCAGTACACTACTGCCCATATGCCGAGGTTGTGGTGTTTTGCTTTGGCGATCGCGATCGCCACCACCGTTATGATCCACTGGCATGGTTGATTGCTCCTTTTAAATGGGAATCGGTTAGAACTAAACGAGTGACATCGCATGAACGTGTAAGTCTCGCTGCTGATCTGTGGTGAGGTGATGTTTAAACCACTGACTTGCTAACCTTCCTACTTCTTGAAGTGCTCCTGGCTCGTTAAAGTTGTGAGTTGCCCCTAGAATTATCTCCAGTTGTTTATTTGGGGCAGAAATTAATGCCAATGCATCTTCATTCATTGCTATGACTGGTAAGTCATTACTCCCTACAATCAACAGTGTGGGGGTTTTCACGCAGGAAAGGACTTCACAAACCAAGTCAGTTTGACCGCTATATGAGACAATTGCCCCAACTGCTATTGGATGTTCTGCTGCTGCTAGCAATGCCGCACCACTGCCAGTTCCATAACCGAAGAAACCAACCTTAAGTTTGCTGGTGTTAGGATTTTCAGCTAACCAGTTAGTTGCTTTGATTAAACGCATAGCTAAGTGTTTGGTATCACACTGGTAATGCTTGGTTCGCAAATTGATCGCTTCTTCCTCTTTTGTCAGCAAGTTGATTGCAATAGTTGCTAGCCCCGCCTGACGCAGTATGTGGGAGAGATAGCGGTTGCGGGTGCTGTATCTGCCGCTACCACCGCTATGAGCAAACATGACAATTCCCTCAGCAGTTTCAGGGACAACTAGTTCTGCTTCTAAGTAAGCTGAGTCAATCTTGACTGTAATTATTTCCTCTTGTGCGTCCCATATTGATTTTGTATCCATTGGTATTCCCCTCCCGATTGCGCGTCTAGATGTTGTGAGGGCTGTTGAAACGGCTAAAAGCTCAGTTCCATTAAGCTTGAAAGCCGATCGCTAGCTGCAAATTGTCTTGCTAACAGTTCCCGTACTTCTTCATCAGTTGTTTGCGAGAAATTTTCATACCAAAGACCGATCGCATACAATGGCTCTGGTGTTGATAAACACACTATCTCTTCCACTTCGGTTTGCAACTCTTGGCAGGTAGCAAGAGGTGCGACAGGAACTGCTACAACTATCCTTTGGGGATGCTGCTGTCGCAAAATAGCAATAGCAGCACGTATAGTTGAACCCGTAGCAATACCGTCATCGAGCAAAATTACAATGCGATTACGCACATCTAATGGTGGGCGTTCTCCTCGATAGACGTGATCGCGACGTTGTAATTCTCGCAATTCTTTGGTTGCAACTTCATCTATCGTTTTACTGGAGATTCCCAACCAACTAATCACATCGTAATTGAGTACCCGAATCCCACCTGCTGCGATCGCACCCATTGCTAGTTCTTTGTGATGAGGTACACCAAGTTTTCTAACGATACAAATATCTAAGGGAGCATGGAGTGCCTCTGCTACTTCAAAAGCTACTGGTACGCCCCCGCGAGGCAAAGCTACAACTAGCACATCCGGGCGGTTGGCATAAGCTGCAAGTCTTCTAGCTAACATTTTGCCTGCTTCAGCGCGATCATGAAATTTTATCGTCATATTTCTCACCTCCTTGCTTAGGTAGATCGCTCAGAACTATTTTTGTTTTTTCAAGTGCAAAAAGAATTAAGAAGGTAAAAGTGAAGTCTTGATTGTATTGTGCAACACGAACAAGCAAATGCTTAACTTGTTTTCTTCATCACAGTTTGAGTTACAGTATTTTTCTAATTCACTTTTGGCAATCGTTTATTGTTACTGTTCAAGTTTGCTCAGGGAAAGGATTATCATTAATCAAATTTAGGAAGAAGTAAATATATGTTAACTTTGACAACTTTTGTTGATGGGGGATATATTGTGAAAGGTTATTTGCAGTGTTAGTTGCATAATGCCTCCTCACTGTTAGATATTTATTGCTTGTATGAATAAGTTTTTCAGGAATTTGACTTAAGATGTCTCCTCCTAGTCACTTTTGCATTCATGCTCTTGCTTAATTGCAAATTAGCGTGGAGGTATTTGCTAAATAGCCGCTCTTTGGCAAAGATTGTAGATTATTTTTTCTTTTAGTGCTTTGGCGTTTGTAATTTTTGCTTGGTTACTTGAGTGGTGATTATACTCACTTGTCTACCATAAAAAGAACTAGTAAGTCATTACGATCGCTCTATTTTTAATTGCTTCACATCTAGGAGTTAACAATTAGGAATTGGGATAGCTTTGAAATTTTGAATGCAGGCGATCACAACTCTACTCTTAATTTAGATCATTGCATTAAAAGCCAACAAATGCCACTATTAAGATAAAAAATGACATAAAAACAACAACTGAATTGGGTACTAGGATTTCTGATTTCCCAATCCCTAGTTATCCTACCTTTATTGGCTTAGAATAATCATTTCTGTTCATAAATTGGCATGGGTAAAAGCAAAGATAAGTTGCCACCTTTGGAGTTGCTGCACAACTCGCCATCTGTTGTGCTCAACCTCAGCGATCAAAAATTTAAACAAGATTATTTAAATAACCTGCAATGGACACAACCCATAGTGCAGATGTTGCAGGAACTAGATGATGAGGTACAGGTGGCACGAGTTGTTCGGTTAGCTTTAGAAGTAGATTTGATTTTGGGGGCAAAGCTAGCAGGAGTGGTGAAACAAGAGTTCAAAGAACATACAGTGAGTTTAGTTGCTTGCCTAAAAGTGCCTGAAACTTGTCGGAATTATCTGTTGAGGATAACAGGTTATAAAAGGGCGATCGCATTTCATGAAGATGACTATCCCCAAAACAAAGAAAACTGTGAGCATTGCACCGCAGAAACTTCTGTCTTAGAACCGACGAGCGATAGTGTAACTGTAGATGCTCTAATTGAGGGTTTGTTGGATCAAAGCTCTGGTGTGCGGCGATCTGCTGCGATTCAATTAGGGCAAATTAACGCACCACAAGCGTTAGATGCTCTAATTCAAGCTGTAGGGGATGAAGATTCGATTGTACGTGCTTGTGCGGTTTGTGCTTTAGGAAATATTGGCGATCCATTGGCAGTAGATGCGCTGATTCAGGTTTTAAACTCAGATGACTCTGATGTTCGTGTTTGTGCTGTTGAGTCATTAGGACAAATTTACCATCCCTCGTCAATCAATGCCCTGATCGAAGCTTTACAGGATCAAGATTTTAATGTTCGCAGTTTTGCGGCTATTGAGTTAGGACAAATTGGTGATGACTCTGTGATTGATAATTTGATTGGGGCGTTGCAAGATGAGAATTTTGAAGTTCGGGAAAACGCTACTGAGTCGTTAGGAAAAATTGCCAACCCAAAAGCGGTAGATGCACTGATTCGGGCTTTAAAAGATGAAATGCCGGAAGTGCGTGGAGGAGCAGCTGGTGCTTTAGGACAAATTCGAGATCCAAAAGCAGTGGATGTGTTGGTTCAAGCTTTAGAAGATGAAGACTATGGTGTTCGCATTCGCGCTGCCCATGCATTAGGACATATCGGCGATGTTGTGGCTGTACCTGCTCTGATTAATGCTTTGAATTATGGAGGCATCAGCGAAGCGGCTGCCTGCGCCTTAGCAACTATTGGTACTCCTTTAGCGGTGGATGCTCTAGTTCAAGCTTGCAAAGGTGAACAAGGTAGCTATATTTACTATGATTCTCTTTATGCCAT is part of the Chlorogloeopsis sp. ULAP01 genome and encodes:
- a CDS encoding phosphoribosyltransferase; translated protein: MTIKFHDRAEAGKMLARRLAAYANRPDVLVVALPRGGVPVAFEVAEALHAPLDICIVRKLGVPHHKELAMGAIAAGGIRVLNYDVISWLGISSKTIDEVATKELRELQRRDHVYRGERPPLDVRNRIVILLDDGIATGSTIRAAIAILRQQHPQRIVVAVPVAPLATCQELQTEVEEIVCLSTPEPLYAIGLWYENFSQTTDEEVRELLARQFAASDRLSSLMELSF
- a CDS encoding LL-diaminopimelate aminotransferase, with amino-acid sequence MATINDNYLKLKAGYLFPEIARRVNAFAEANPDAKIIRLGIGDVTEPLPEACRTAMIKAVEEMGDRATFKGYGPEQGYAWLREKIAKYDFQARGCEIDASEIFVSDGSKCDTGNILEIFGHDNTIAVTDPVYPVYVDTNVMTGNTGKANDKGEFEGLVYLPITAENNFTSTIPSQKVDLIYLCFPNNPTGATATKEHLKAWVDYARANNSIIFFDAAYEAFITDPSIPHSIYEIEGARECAIEFRSFSKNAGFTGTRCALTVVPKNLTAKAADGSDVELWKLWNRRQSTKFNGVSYIVQRGAEAVYSEAGQAQTQALVSFYLENAKIIREQLTAAGLAVYGGVNAPYVWVKTPNSLSSWDFFDKLLHTCNVVGTPGSGFGAAGEGYFRISAFNSRENVEEAMKRITEKFKV
- a CDS encoding dienelactone hydrolase family protein, with the protein product MDTKSIWDAQEEIITVKIDSAYLEAELVVPETAEGIVMFAHSGGSGRYSTRNRYLSHILRQAGLATIAINLLTKEEEAINLRTKHYQCDTKHLAMRLIKATNWLAENPNTSKLKVGFFGYGTGSGAALLAAAEHPIAVGAIVSYSGQTDLVCEVLSCVKTPTLLIVGSNDLPVIAMNEDALALISAPNKQLEIILGATHNFNEPGALQEVGRLASQWFKHHLTTDQQRDLHVHAMSLV
- a CDS encoding CapA family protein, yielding MKELVNLAFIGDVMLGRGVNEEIPWRSPDDFWGNVLPILQKADAVIANLECAITEHPQQWSKTPKAFYFRADPAAVDVLRAGNIRFVSLANNHTLDFEEQGLLDTLHYLDAAGIHHAGAGRNIKEATTPAVINVGGFKVGIIAITDNEPEFAATSDRPGTNYLPIRSDSKTLALIESWIVQLRRSGAGLVIVSAHWGPNMVTSPPPHFRRFAHAVIDCGVDIFHGHSAHLFQGIENYKYGLILYDTGDFLDDYAVDPLLRNDWSFVFLVEVDSKGLRRLRLIPVRLRYARVDLAKGDEFEAICKRMQFLCAAFNTVCVLKSPEGLEVN
- the ftsH gene encoding ATP-dependent zinc metalloprotease FtsH, with translation MPVDHNGGGDRDRQSKTPQPRHMGSSVLLWLSLLMFLNMLLWVQPARNHVPYSEFISQVEAGKVARAVVDTNQIEYELKPEPTTKQSDTQSKQVFVTTPIPLDLESQKLLREHNVEFAAPPPSRTGWISTLFSWVLPPLIFFAIWGWLMNRSQIGGQAALTVGKSKARIYSEGNTGVKFDDVAGVDEAKAELQEIVDFLKNAEKYTRLGAKIPKGVLLIGPPGTGKTLLAKAIAGEAVVPFFSISGSEFIELFVGIGAARVRDLFEQAKHQAPCIVFIDELDALGKSRANVGPHLSGNDEREQTLNQLLSEMDGFDSNTGVIILAATNRPEVLDPALRRPGRFDRQVVVDRPDKIGREAILKIHAKNVKLATDVDLSKLAARTPGFAGADLANLVNEAALLAARRNHQTVAMADFQEAIERVLTGLEKKSRILNDNEKKTVAYHEVGHALIGTLAPGGGSVEKISVVPRGVGALGYTLQLPEEDRFLMTEDEIRGRIVTLLGGRAAEELILNKVSTGASDDIQKATDLAERFVTLYGMSNTLGPIAFEQIKQEFLEGFTNPRRTVSQKIAEQIDQEVKEIVDRAHYIALKILDKNRGLLEETAQILLQKEVLEGEELRSRLRCVQSPPEMDEWLRTGKIPRPLTHANNLEWYSNDRTGKN
- a CDS encoding dienelactone hydrolase family protein, yielding MNKTSEWKAQQNLVLITTGSVKLEGNLVIPENAQGIVLFAHGSGSSRHSPRNQYVADVLQTYGLATLLIDLLTAQEEAVDLRTRHLRFDIGLLASRLVDTTDWLAQNPDTTNLGVGYFGASTGAAAALLAATERPQAVRAIVSRGGRPDLAGSALGRVKAPTLLIVGGYDTPVIRMNQDALALLRVDKELEIVPGATHLFEEPGTLEEVARLATGWFKRYLSSDKAEGRGQEAVDA
- a CDS encoding HEAT repeat domain-containing protein — encoded protein: MGKSKDKLPPLELLHNSPSVVLNLSDQKFKQDYLNNLQWTQPIVQMLQELDDEVQVARVVRLALEVDLILGAKLAGVVKQEFKEHTVSLVACLKVPETCRNYLLRITGYKRAIAFHEDDYPQNKENCEHCTAETSVLEPTSDSVTVDALIEGLLDQSSGVRRSAAIQLGQINAPQALDALIQAVGDEDSIVRACAVCALGNIGDPLAVDALIQVLNSDDSDVRVCAVESLGQIYHPSSINALIEALQDQDFNVRSFAAIELGQIGDDSVIDNLIGALQDENFEVRENATESLGKIANPKAVDALIRALKDEMPEVRGGAAGALGQIRDPKAVDVLVQALEDEDYGVRIRAAHALGHIGDVVAVPALINALNYGGISEAAACALATIGTPLAVDALVQACKGEQGSYIYYDSLYAIAQVTNPLSLDILVEACQHEDFAVREIAAEALGKIGAPQALIHLWEMLITTPDIKVSSIVEAIASIQKSCGYYNYTLYKANKS